The following proteins are co-located in the Paenibacillus sp. FSL H8-0079 genome:
- a CDS encoding X2-like carbohydrate binding domain-containing protein yields MSLTVAVVTASLGGLAGTTAAAPSEAYEWKNVVTGAGGGFVPGIIFNESEKDLIYARTDIGGAYRWNAANESWIPLTDFVGWDDWNKNGVDALATDPVDPDRVYMAVGTYTNSWDKNNGSILRSTDRGDTWQTTTLPFKVGGNMPGRSMGERLTVDPNDNSILYFGARSGHGLWKSTDYGVTWNEITSFPNPGNYVQDPSNEYTSDIVGLAWVTLDKTTGSAGQATQTIYVGVADKDQSVYRSTNGGLTWSAVAGQPTGYIPHHGVLDSDGSLYITYSDGVGPYDGEEGDVWKLNTSTGVWTNISPVPSSSTDNYFGYGGLAVDAQNPGTLMVATLNSWWPDATLFRSTDSGATWTRIWEFDGYPNRKLRYTQDISAAPWLTFGITPAPPEPSPKLGWMIGDLEIDPFDSDRMMYGTGATIYGTKNLTDWDDDKKINISVMAKGVEEIAVLDLISPPSGAHLLSGVGDVSGFRHNNLDQAPATIFTSPNYSSTESLDFAELSPNTMVRVGKADYAADPNAKSIGLSSDGGTTWYKANAEPAGTTGGGTVAISANGNRLVWSTSDKGVHYSTGGNSWTASTGIPAQAKVISDRVNPNKFYGFAAGKIYVSVNGGASFTASLATGLPIEGNADLDAVPGVEGELWFAGGSEEEGPYGLWHSTDSGATFTKLANVEEADSIGFGKAAPGQSVVALYTVAQIDGTRGFFRSDDGGANWVRINDDQHQYARVTTITGDPRLYGRVYLGTNGRGILYADRVGGNNGGGDGGGTPVTNSVITPVTAEFDRKADSQVNIPVTLTLNGNTLVSIRNGNATLVSGTDYTLTGNEVILSKNYLASLPNGAAALTFQFSAGTQATLNLLIKDTTAASAGTIRIEMFNSNISATGSSISPKFKLTNTGTTALNLSDVKIRYYYTINGDQPQNFFADWATAGSANVTGTFSALNPVRTGADHVLEIGFTASAGTLNAGQSTEIHTRISKSNWTNYTQTDDYSFAASQTSYTDWTKVTGHIAGSLQWGIEP; encoded by the coding sequence ATGAGTCTGACGGTTGCCGTGGTAACGGCTTCGCTAGGAGGACTCGCTGGAACCACAGCAGCGGCACCGAGTGAGGCTTATGAGTGGAAAAATGTAGTGACTGGCGCAGGAGGCGGATTTGTACCGGGTATCATTTTCAACGAGTCGGAAAAGGATCTGATCTATGCCCGTACCGATATTGGGGGAGCTTATCGCTGGAATGCGGCTAACGAGAGCTGGATCCCGTTAACGGATTTTGTTGGCTGGGATGATTGGAACAAAAACGGTGTAGACGCGCTGGCTACGGACCCGGTTGATCCCGATCGGGTGTACATGGCAGTTGGGACGTATACGAATTCATGGGACAAAAATAATGGCTCTATCTTGCGCTCTACAGACCGTGGAGATACATGGCAGACCACAACACTTCCGTTCAAAGTTGGCGGCAACATGCCGGGACGTTCGATGGGAGAACGTCTGACCGTGGACCCGAATGATAACAGTATCCTGTATTTCGGTGCACGAAGTGGTCATGGACTTTGGAAAAGTACCGATTACGGTGTGACCTGGAACGAAATCACAAGCTTCCCGAATCCGGGAAATTATGTGCAAGATCCTTCGAATGAATATACCAGTGACATTGTAGGTCTGGCATGGGTTACGTTAGACAAAACAACAGGTTCGGCAGGGCAGGCAACTCAGACAATCTATGTGGGTGTTGCTGATAAAGATCAAAGCGTATATCGCAGCACGAATGGTGGTCTGACTTGGTCAGCTGTTGCTGGTCAACCTACAGGTTATATTCCGCATCATGGTGTGCTTGATTCCGATGGAAGCCTTTATATCACGTATAGCGATGGTGTGGGACCCTATGATGGGGAGGAAGGTGACGTATGGAAACTGAACACATCGACAGGTGTCTGGACCAACATCAGCCCTGTGCCAAGCAGCAGCACGGATAATTATTTTGGATATGGCGGGTTGGCTGTCGATGCACAGAATCCCGGTACATTGATGGTTGCGACATTGAATTCATGGTGGCCGGATGCCACCTTGTTCCGCAGTACAGATAGTGGAGCGACGTGGACGCGCATATGGGAATTCGACGGATATCCGAACCGGAAACTACGGTATACACAGGATATTTCGGCAGCGCCATGGCTCACATTTGGGATCACGCCTGCCCCGCCCGAACCATCTCCAAAACTGGGCTGGATGATCGGTGATCTGGAGATTGATCCATTTGATTCGGATCGCATGATGTATGGAACAGGTGCTACGATCTATGGAACGAAGAACCTGACGGACTGGGATGATGATAAAAAAATCAATATTTCAGTGATGGCGAAGGGTGTCGAGGAGATTGCCGTACTGGATCTAATCAGCCCGCCAAGTGGTGCGCATTTGTTAAGTGGAGTGGGGGATGTTTCAGGATTCCGTCATAACAATCTAGATCAGGCTCCAGCTACCATATTTACGAGTCCGAACTATTCTTCCACAGAAAGTCTGGATTTTGCAGAGTTAAGTCCGAATACGATGGTTCGCGTAGGTAAAGCAGATTATGCTGCTGATCCAAATGCAAAATCCATTGGTTTATCCAGTGATGGAGGTACAACGTGGTATAAAGCCAATGCAGAACCTGCTGGCACAACTGGAGGGGGAACTGTAGCCATCTCTGCGAATGGTAACCGACTGGTATGGAGCACGTCAGACAAAGGCGTACATTATTCGACTGGCGGTAATTCCTGGACGGCAAGTACGGGCATACCTGCACAGGCGAAAGTGATTTCGGATCGTGTAAACCCTAACAAATTCTATGGATTTGCAGCGGGTAAAATCTATGTGAGTGTGAATGGTGGTGCTTCCTTCACGGCATCGCTTGCGACTGGACTTCCGATCGAAGGAAATGCAGATCTGGATGCCGTTCCGGGTGTGGAAGGCGAACTGTGGTTTGCTGGCGGTAGTGAGGAAGAAGGTCCTTACGGATTGTGGCATTCCACGGATTCAGGAGCGACATTCACGAAGCTTGCCAATGTAGAGGAAGCAGATAGTATCGGTTTTGGTAAAGCTGCCCCTGGTCAGAGCGTTGTCGCGTTATACACGGTTGCACAGATCGATGGAACACGTGGATTCTTCCGCTCCGATGACGGTGGGGCCAATTGGGTTCGGATCAACGATGACCAGCATCAGTATGCTCGTGTAACCACGATTACGGGTGATCCGCGTCTGTATGGAAGAGTATATCTCGGAACGAATGGCCGCGGAATTTTGTATGCTGACCGTGTTGGAGGTAACAATGGCGGAGGAGACGGCGGGGGTACACCAGTGACCAACTCTGTGATTACACCGGTCACTGCCGAATTTGATCGCAAAGCAGACAGTCAGGTTAACATTCCAGTCACGTTAACGCTGAACGGTAATACACTTGTATCCATTCGTAATGGGAATGCAACGCTGGTTTCAGGTACAGATTACACGTTAACAGGCAATGAGGTCATATTGAGTAAAAACTATCTGGCTTCACTGCCAAATGGCGCAGCGGCACTAACCTTTCAATTCAGCGCAGGCACTCAGGCGACCTTGAATCTGCTCATCAAAGATACGACAGCTGCATCAGCTGGAACCATACGCATTGAGATGTTTAATAGCAACATTTCGGCGACGGGCAGCTCCATCAGTCCCAAATTCAAACTGACGAATACGGGCACTACAGCATTGAATCTGTCCGATGTGAAAATCAGATACTACTACACGATTAACGGTGATCAGCCTCAGAACTTCTTCGCTGACTGGGCGACAGCTGGCAGTGCGAATGTAACAGGCACGTTCAGTGCACTCAACCCAGTACGGACAGGTGCTGACCACGTACTTGAGATCGGCTTTACGGCTTCGGCCGGAACACTGAATGCGGGACAAAGCACGGAAATCCACACTCGCATCTCCAAGAGCAATTGGACCAACTATACACAAACCGATGATTA